A stretch of DNA from Candidatus Bathyarchaeota archaeon:
GAGGAAGTGGTTCTAGCGCGCCTTTTCTTCTTGGGTGGCCTGTGCATTCTCTTCAAGTATCTTTCCCTTTTCTTGCGTTTCTTCGCAGCCCACTTCATAGAAACTCAGCCTATGCCTATCTTGCTTACTACATACTCTTTGCTCACATATTAAGAACTAGTAATGCTTCAAACTAGGCTTTTGCCTCCCTAGCGCGCCCAGCGCACAAGCTCGGAAGTTCTGCAATTCTAGGTTTCCATGACGCGCGCGCTATGGGATTTGGTTAGTGAGCTTCGAATAATTCTCTATATTCGTCTTCCAGAATACTCATCATGATACCGTCGCTGTATTCGTTGTCGTAGTAATATTCATCTCTCTCAACGCCTTCCTTTTTGAAGCCAAGATTTTCCCAAAATTTCAGTGCTCTCTTGTTGAAACCGACCACCCCTATCGAAATCTTATGAAAGCCCAATCGTCTAAAGGCATGGTCAAGGAGCAAGTGACCTGTCTCAGTTCCGTATCCTTTTCCCCAAGCGTCCTTCTCGCCGATTATGATGGTCATGTCTGTATTTCGCCAAGGTCTAAACATTCTCAAAAATCCAGCTTCCCCTATTACCCGGTCACCTTTTTTGAGGGCAATCACAAACCACATCCGATCCCTGTCAGCAAGCATTTCCTTGTACCATTTCTCAGTTTCGGCTCGACTCATCGGTGCAACTCGACCTATAAGTCTTCTGAGTTCAGCGTCATTGGACCACTTCTGAATGTAGGGCAAATCATCTCTTTCAAAAGGTCTCAGGTAAACCCTTCTACCTATCAACGTCTCCTGTTTTGACACGTTCTCTCTAACAGACATGCTTTCACTGAACACATTATCACCGTGTCCTTTCAGTATAAGATTTTCCGCGCTCTACCTCGAAAAGCGCGCGCACATATGGTTTTTTCTGATGGCGATTTCATCTGTCTTTGGTGTTAGCGCGCGAACATATAGCAAAAATGATAAACCTGAACTCTTCATGTGATATTCGGTGCATTCAAATGGAAGTTTTTACGATCATAGGGAAGAGACGTAGCATCCGATTGTATGAGAAAAAACCAGTGGAGAAGAAGAAACTCCATCGCATTTTGGAAGCAGGTAGATTAGCGCCTTCTGCCAGCAACAAACAGCCATGGCGATTCATAGTAGTAACCGACAAGAAAGTCAAAGAGAAACTTAGAGTAGCCTATGACGAAGAATGGTTCGTCTCTGCACCCGTAATTATCATAGGATGCGCTGTTCCCGAGGAAGCTTGGACGAGAATGGACGGTCAAGAATATTGGATGGTAGACGTGGCAATCGCCATGCAGAACATGATCCTAACAGCCACAGAACTCGGTCTGGGAACTTGCTGGATCGCCGACTTCGACGAAAAAGCTATCCGAAAAGCGCTCAAACTACCCTCAAACATTCGCGTGGTCGCCATGACTCCCTTAGGCCACCCAGCCGAAGAAAAGCGCCCAGTAAAAAGCAGAAAACCACTCACCGAGATTGTTCACCACGAACACTGGTAAATTCCCAGCGCGCACACACATTGCCGACTCTAAAAACATTATGCGGGTGCAATAGACGTTCCTTCAAAAAACGCAACTCTAAATCTGTCCTCTTGAAAAGACGAAAAAACAAAATGACTCTTTCTGACGCTGAAGACGCTAATGACGACGACAACAACGACGACGCAACATCACGACGCAAAACGCATCAGCCTCTCAGATTGCCATTGAGCTATTTCAATAATTGATTCCATAAGATGAGCCATTCGGGCTGTCCACAGTGAAAACACCATTAGGCTACCATAGAGCCTCTCTATGTAACATCACAAGATAGTAACAGCCTTCTACATGATAAGAGAACGCTGAAGCATCATCATCGGTATCGTCGGATTTTTGCATAGAACAAAGCCTCTCCCAGTAGGTCGAGGTGCAAAAATCTCCAGCAGAACGTATCCAGCAGATCACAAAAACATTCTAAGGTAAACCAACGTAACAACGCATAACAGCTAAGAAAGAAACGCTGAAGAATAAAAATAAAAAACAACACCTTTCTTCAACCCCGAAAGAAAGG
This window harbors:
- a CDS encoding GNAT family N-acetyltransferase; its protein translation is MSVRENVSKQETLIGRRVYLRPFERDDLPYIQKWSNDAELRRLIGRVAPMSRAETEKWYKEMLADRDRMWFVIALKKGDRVIGEAGFLRMFRPWRNTDMTIIIGEKDAWGKGYGTETGHLLLDHAFRRLGFHKISIGVVGFNKRALKFWENLGFKKEGVERDEYYYDNEYSDGIMMSILEDEYRELFEAH
- a CDS encoding nitroreductase family protein, coding for MEVFTIIGKRRSIRLYEKKPVEKKKLHRILEAGRLAPSASNKQPWRFIVVTDKKVKEKLRVAYDEEWFVSAPVIIIGCAVPEEAWTRMDGQEYWMVDVAIAMQNMILTATELGLGTCWIADFDEKAIRKALKLPSNIRVVAMTPLGHPAEEKRPVKSRKPLTEIVHHEHW